In one Stenotrophomonas maltophilia genomic region, the following are encoded:
- the cgtA gene encoding Obg family GTPase CgtA — MKLVDEAEIEVFAGNGGNGCIGFRREKFIPLGGPDGGDGGAGGSVYIRADENLNTLVDFRHDRIFRAQRGENGMGRQAYGKGGEDLTITVPVGTVVINVATDEIIGDLTQHNDRLLVAKGGRGGLGNMHFKSSTNRSPRQALPGEPGEERTLKLELKLLADVGLLGFPNAGKSTLIRAVSAATPKVADYPFTTLYPNLGVVKVENYRSFVIADIPGLIEGAADGAGLGAQFLRHLQRTRLLLHLVDISPMEGGVEGISPVEQVRAIERELEKHDPELLQKPRWLVLNKADLMFEDEAKAAAEQIVAELGWKEPWFLVSALGREGTFPIMSRIMAFFDRQKEEELEARNAQ, encoded by the coding sequence ATGAAACTGGTAGACGAAGCAGAAATCGAAGTGTTCGCCGGCAACGGCGGCAACGGCTGCATTGGCTTCCGTCGCGAGAAGTTCATTCCGCTCGGCGGCCCGGACGGCGGCGACGGCGGTGCGGGCGGCAGCGTGTACATCCGCGCCGACGAAAACCTGAACACCCTGGTCGACTTCCGCCATGACCGCATCTTCAGGGCGCAGCGCGGCGAGAACGGCATGGGCCGGCAGGCCTATGGAAAGGGCGGCGAAGATCTGACCATCACCGTGCCGGTCGGCACCGTGGTCATCAACGTCGCCACCGATGAAATCATCGGCGACCTGACCCAGCACAACGACCGCCTGCTGGTGGCCAAGGGCGGCAGGGGCGGCCTGGGCAACATGCACTTCAAGAGCTCGACCAACCGTTCGCCGCGCCAGGCGTTGCCGGGCGAGCCGGGCGAAGAGCGCACGCTGAAGCTGGAACTGAAGCTGCTGGCCGACGTCGGCCTGCTGGGCTTCCCCAATGCCGGCAAGAGCACCCTGATCCGCGCTGTCTCGGCGGCGACGCCGAAGGTGGCCGACTACCCGTTCACCACGCTGTACCCGAATCTGGGCGTGGTGAAGGTCGAGAACTACCGCAGCTTCGTGATCGCCGACATTCCGGGCCTGATCGAGGGTGCGGCCGACGGTGCCGGCCTGGGCGCGCAGTTCCTGCGCCACCTGCAGCGCACGCGCCTGCTGCTGCACTTGGTGGACATCTCGCCGATGGAGGGTGGCGTGGAAGGCATCTCCCCGGTCGAGCAGGTGCGCGCGATCGAGCGCGAGCTGGAAAAGCACGATCCGGAACTGCTGCAAAAGCCGCGCTGGCTGGTGCTGAACAAGGCTGACCTGATGTTCGAGGACGAGGCCAAGGCGGCGGCCGAACAGATCGTGGCCGAGCTGGGCTGGAAGGAGCCCTGGTTCCTGGTGTCCGCCCTGGGGCGCGAAGGTACCTTCCCGATCATGAGCCGGATCATGGCCTTCTTCGATCGGCAGAAGGAAGAGGAGCTGGAGGCCCGCAACGCGCAGTAA
- the rpsT gene encoding 30S ribosomal protein S20, translated as MANIKSAKKRAKQTVVRNARNVAQRSMLRTAVKKVIKALDANDAAGAEAAFAVAQPILDRFSARGLIHKNKAARHKSRLNDRIKALKAA; from the coding sequence GTGGCCAATATCAAGTCCGCCAAGAAGCGCGCCAAGCAGACCGTCGTGCGCAACGCGCGCAACGTGGCTCAGCGCTCGATGCTGCGCACCGCTGTCAAGAAAGTGATCAAGGCGCTGGACGCCAACGATGCCGCCGGCGCCGAAGCCGCCTTCGCCGTTGCCCAGCCGATCCTGGATCGCTTCAGCGCGCGTGGCCTGATCCACAAGAACAAGGCTGCTCGCCACAAGAGCCGCCTGAACGACCGCATCAAGGCCCTCAAGGCCGCCTGA